A single region of the Cucumis melo cultivar AY chromosome 3, USDA_Cmelo_AY_1.0, whole genome shotgun sequence genome encodes:
- the LOC103496434 gene encoding adenosine kinase 2 has translation MAYEKIILGMGNPLLDISAVVDDAFLQKYDIKLNNAILAEEKHLPMYEEMAAKDNVEYIAGGATQNSIKVAQWMLQIPGATSYIGSIGKDKFGEEMKKNSKLAGVNVQYYEDETTPTGTCAVCVVGGERSLVANLSAANCYKTEHLKRPENWALVEQAKYFYIAGFFLTVSPESIQLVAAHAAANNKVFSMNLSAPFICEFFRDVQEKALPYMDYVFGNETEARTFSKVHGWETDNIEEIAIKISQWPKASGTRKRITVITQGADPVVVAEDGKAKLFPVILLPKEKLVDTNGAGDAFVGGFLSQLVQEKPIEDCVKAGCYASNVIIQRSGCTYPEKPDFN, from the exons ATGGCGTACGAGAAGATCATTTTGGGAATGGGCAATCCCCTGCTCGACATCTCCGCCGTCGTCGACGACGCTTTCTTGCAGAA ATATGATATCAAGTTAAACAATGCTATCCTTGCCGAAGAGAAGCATTTGCCGAT GTACGAAGAAATGGCTGCTAAAGATAACGTGGAATATATTGCAGGAG GTGCCACTCAGAATTCCATTAAAGTTGCTCAG TGGATGCTTCAAATTCCTGGTGCTACTAGTTACATCGGTTCCATTGGAAAGGACAAATTTGGggaggaaatgaagaaaaactCAAAGCTTGCCGGTGTCAAT GTACAATATTATGAGGATGAAACTACTCCCACTGGTACATGTGCAGTCTGTGTTGTAGGTGGTGAGAG GTCACTTGTTGCTAACTTGTCAGCCGCAAACTGTTACAAAACTGAGCATTTGAAGCGACCTGAAAACTGGGCACTTG TGGAGCAGGCAAAATACTTCTATATTGCTGGatttttcttgacggtttcccCAGAATCCATCCAACTCGTTGCTGCTCATGCTGCCGCAAACAACAAG GTCTTCAGCATGAATCTTTCTGCTCCTTTCATTTGTGAATTCTTCAGAGATGTGCAGGAGAAAGCTCTGCC GTACATGGATTATGTGTTTGGAAACGAAACAGAAGCAAGAACCTTCTCTAAAGTTCATGGATGGGAG ACCGACAATATTGAGGAGATTGCCATAAAGATTTCCCAGTGGCCAAAAGCATCAGGAACACGCAAGAGAATCACCGTCATCACTCAAGGTGCTGATCCTGTGGTGGTTGCTGAAGATGGGAAGGCAAAATTATTCCCTGTTATTTTATTGCCTAAGGAGAAGTTGGTTGACACCAATGGGGCAG GAGATGCATTTGTTGGGGGATTCTTATCTCAACTGGTTCAAGAGAAGCCCATTGAAGACTGTGTGAAAGCTGGTTGCTATGCATCTAATGTGATAATCCAAAGGTCCGGCTGCACATACCCCGAGAAACCCGACTTCAATTAG